One Glycine max cultivar Williams 82 chromosome 6, Glycine_max_v4.0, whole genome shotgun sequence DNA segment encodes these proteins:
- the LOC100790439 gene encoding RNA-binding protein CP31B, chloroplastic: MALLRLVCLPSTNQLSTQPHSHSQSTSFSFLRKTPHSQPINFSLSSFHFPRLSLITTKQTLNLTPTHASTSEQQTEEPLVSEEEFSRTRLLAQNVPWTSTPEDIRTLFEKHGKVLEVELSMYKKNRNRGLAFVEMGSPEEALEALNNLESYEFEGRVIKVNYARPKKEKTAPPPVKPKVVTFNLFVANLSYEASSKDLKEFFDLGTGRVVSAEVVYRDNPRRPSGYGFVSFKSKKEAEAALAEFQGKVFMGRPIRVDRGRRFVQQPGDGSAKSEDTPSELSVNGAEAPQPAEGSAKSEDTPSELSVNGEEADKAD; encoded by the exons ATGGCGCTACTACGTCTTGTTTGCTTACCTTCAACAAATCAATTATCCACTCAACCCCATTCCCATTCCCAATCCacctctttctcttttcttcgcAAAACGCCCCATTCTCAACCCATCAATTTCAGTCTCTCTTCCTTTCACTTTCCACGCCTATCCCTTATCACAACCAAACAAACCCTTAACCTCACTCCCACACATGCCTCCACTTCCGAACAACAAACCGAGGAGCCTCTTGTCTCTGAAGAAGAATTTTCTCGCACCAGGTTGCTCGCTCAGAACGTGCCCTGGACAAGCACCCCTGAAGACATTCGCACCCTCTTCGAAAAACATGGGAAAGTCCTCGAAGTCgag CTTTCTATGTATAAGAAAAACCGAAACCGGGGTTTGGCCTTTGTCGAAATGGGTTCCCCAGAAGAGGCACTGGAAGCTCTCAATAATCTCGAATCGTAT GAGTTTGAGGGTCGTGTAATTAAAGTCAATTATGCTCGGCCAAAAAAGGAGAAAACAGCGCCGCCCCCTGTGAAACCAAAGGTGGTGACGTTTAACTTGTTTGTTGCTAACTTATCCTATGAAGCAAGCTCCAAAGATCTTAAGGAGTTTTTTGATTTGGGAACTGGTAGAGTTGTCTCTGCTGAGGTTGTGTATCGTGATAATCCTAGAAGGCCGTCTGGATATGGATTTGTGTCCTTCAAGTCTAAGAAAGAAGCTGAGGCTGCTCTTGCTGAGTTCCAAGGAAAG GTTTTTATGGGAAGGCCAATCAGGGTGGATCGGGGTCGGCGTTTTGTTCAACAACCAGGGGACGGGAGTGCAAAGTCTGAAGATACTCCTTCTGAGTTGAGTGTGAATGGGGCAGAAGCTCCACAACCAGCAGAGGGGAGTGCAAAGTCTGAAGATACTCCTTCTGAGTTGAGTGTGAATGGGGAAGAAGCTGACAAAGCTGATTGA